GAAACCGGGATACCCACCCGTCGTAATGGCTTCCATGCCACCACCCGGCTCCGCACGGGCGCGCCACCAGGACTCGGCGGCCGCACGGAGGAAGGTTCCTTCAGGACTCATCAAATCGACGCTGGTGTTGGGAATCCACCTGAAAGTGGTTTCGAGGTCGTTTTTCGGCGTTGGTACAGGTTCCTCGGACTCTTTAGGTCCGCAACCAACTGTAATAACAACGCACGCCGCTATCGAAACGCTGGATTTCACCCATGATCTACCAGTCATCGTTGTTGCCAAGGTCGCGCTCTCCCATCCATTTTGGTGAAATCGATGCCGTAGCTCGGGGCTACATTCCTGAATCAATCGGAGAACAAACTCGCCGCTTGGGATGAGTGTTGTTACGCCGCAGGCCAGCCAGGACTGGGTGGGAGAGTGGGGGGCGGTTCAGCTTGTACAAAATACTCATTCGGGGCGTCGGAAGAGGTGCCAGGAGCTAGCGTGTTGCTGCATTGAGGCAGATCTTCGTTGGCACCGAGCACCCGCATACTCGTGATCACCCAGGTACCAAATACGTCGGTCACCGGAGTATTTCTGGGTCCACGTTGGTTGGTCAAAGGTGAGGTCTGGACCTCGCTGCTAATGTTCGGATCCGGTCCAAACGTGATCCAGATTGCGCTACCAGCCGGAAGCGAGGTGCCCGAGCTTCGGTAGCCGTTGTAGACCTTTGTGGCGGTCATGGACCCGTACGTGCAGATTCCGGCAGTGAAATTGTCCCCATCGCGTCGAAAGGCTACGACCTCTCGGTAAAGGGTGCCGACCTGCTCTTGGTCCTTTCTGCCGATGCCGGCATATTTTTCCGGGTTCCGCACTGAGTTGTATGCGTGGAGAAAACCTGGATAACCGGCATCTTCAATCGCACCTTCCCCTTTCCCTTCGCCCATGCTGATGCGGTCAAGTGACTCCATCGCTGCGCGGACAAATGTGCCCTCTGCGGACATAAGATCGACGGCTGGATTGTCGATCCACCGATTCGTGTACTGCAGGATGGCGTCCACGCTTGCTTGCGTTGGCGAAGTACTTGGTCGACTGAATGGCGCCGAGTTGGAGGGCTCGGCGCAACCGGAACTCGCGATCGTGAGTGCGCATCCGATAAGGACCCACATTGAACTACTTCTTCGCACGAGTGATGACGCTCCGTCCTACGCTGTTGCGGGCCATCCCGGCGTCGCGGGCAAAGTCGGAAAGTCGGACCTGGGGTACGGGCTTGTGGGAATGAAAGTCCGACTTTCCGCGGGTGTCGGGGCTTTGTCGACACATTGCTCTGCGTCTTTGGCGCGATCCGACCATCCGCCTGTTGCAAGGAACCCGCCTTGGTGATTGGTAACCCTCCACCCACCAAAAACGTTCTCGAAGGGCGCTCTGGACGGGCCTTCTTGCGGTGCGAGATCGGCTTCGTTCTCGGGAGCCTGCAAACCGATGCGGATCGCGCTGATTCCCGCGTCCGGTCCGATTCCACCGATGTTCGCTTCGTATCCCTCGTCTGTCTTTTGGGCGCTTGAGTACGAATACACGCATCCCACGACTGCGACGTCTCGATTTGATTGTTCTATCCGAAGGATGTGATGGCGCGCCGTACCGACCCACGTCTTCGGACGATACGGTTCTGGCCAGAGTGTCTCCGTCCCGTCGGGCCCGTCGGACCTATTGGCGTCAACAGCTTGCGCGAATCCTGGGTACAGGTATTTGTCATCCGTAGTGAGGTAGGCAAGGTAATACGACTCCAAATAGGCCCGCGCCACCACTGTCGGTCCAGTGGTCAAGTCGATACCTGGTTCCGCCGTCCATGTCACGGTGAAGTCGTTCAATGATTCGGGCCAACCCGCGGGCGGCGATTCTGACCGCTCGGACACTTGCGATCTACAACCATTGCTTGCCAACGCTAACAACGTCATGACGCCTGCCAGAGATTTCTTGCCCAGGTGCGGCATCATTCTGTCGTTCCTCCCGAGTGGGCGTTGCCGGTTGTCTGAATTCTGCGACCGGCCAGCGGATTAAGTCGGACTGAGCGCTTGTCGGCGGAAACTGGATCATTTGTCTGCAGCAGGCCAGCCGGGAATGGGCGCACCGTGAGCCGGGGGTTCATCGTGGAAGCCTGTGTACATGGCTTTGCGCGCCTCGGCATCGTCGGGCATGTTGGCGGCGCACTGCCGCTCAATCTCCGGCGTGGCGATTTTGGTAGCTTTTCCAGAGGGGCCCCACAAGTACGTGCTAGCAGCTGTGATGAACCACGGGCCGAACACGTCTTTGGTAGGAGCAGGCATCGGGCCGGACTGGATCCCATCCGGAGTTGTTTGGTTCGGGCGAGATCGTGGGTCTTGATCGGTTAATTCGATACGTCTGACTCCGACTGCCTCCCAGTCGCCGTACTGTGGTAGACCTGTGGTGTCGAGTGCGACGATTGACCGATACTTTCCCGGCGAGGAATCAGACTCAACATATGTCGCATATTGCCCTTCGCATACTGTCGCGGTGTAAACAACTCCATTCTTTTCGATGTCTAATATATAGGTGGGCTGGTATCCAAAATATGCTCGAGTAGGTTCTGAATCACTACCGCCGCTTTGGGCTATGTTTGGGTAAGGGCGTATGTCTGTGTACTGGAGTGGAGCTCCAGAGTTTGCACCGGCGTTTTCTGGAGTGGCATGCAAGAATCCAGGATATGTATTCGCAAGGTCCACATTCTTTGACATAAATGCCAGTTGATATGACTCAACGTAGGCCCGCACCGCGACGGCCGGCCCGGTTGTGAGGTCAATGCCTGGCGCAGCGGACCAGTGGAATCGGAAGTTATCAAACTCGGAAGGCCAGTTTGGAAACTCGCCGCCGCTAGATGTAGGCGGAGGGCTGCAAGCACAAGCGGCAACACATGCCGTGGCAACGATATGCATTATTCGGCGCCGGATTAGATTCAACAATGTAACCTTCATGGGAGCGTATCGCGGTACGCCTGATTGTAGGCTCCGATCCCCGATTGGACCGGCTCGCTGATATTGTCAAGATAGTTACGAAGTGCCGATATGAAATTATTGTATCTCGAAGAGCTCGGATCTCCAGGAATTTCCAGATCTCGCCCGGGGGCAGATTGGAACGGCGTCAGTCCATCTATACCTTCCTGAGGGCCAATGCCGGCTGCAACGAAAGTATTGGCCAGCATGGTTTGCATAGCGACAGAGCTGTGGACCGGCGAGTTGACATCTGGCGGCTTATCGGTCTCGAAGCTGGATATAAATTCCTTGAACAGGGGCGACGTGATGCCGATGGCGGCTCCTGCCGGAGAGGGGATTGCGCCGGCAGTATCCAATGCCACCCCGATGAGGTTCGTCATTCGACGCTTCGCCTCGGCGTCGTCACCTAGAATATCGCTACTTGCAGAATAAAGTGCGTGCTCAGTGACGCCCTTCAGCTTACCTGCTACATCAATTGCGGCTGAATCCTGTGGGAATTGCGGATTGTCAATTACCGATTGCGCAAATTCATTGATGTACGTGTTCTGCAGCTCTATGGCTCGTGCGTTGATGACGCGAGCAGCGGCGTCGTCAGTGTTGAGAACTGTTAGCAGATTCACCGTTTTGGGAGCTCGCGCGTCGTCGCCATCATATGCTTCGCCAAACCCAGTCGTCGGGTTCAAGCCTAGCCCGCCGATTTTGTCAGAAGGTCTGCCCGCTATTTCATCTAAATATGGGGACATTGCCCCTGCCAGGCTTCGGGTCAAAGCTGGATTGACTTCTCCAAGTGACTGGGTTCCTTTCATGTCCAAGAGGCGTTGCTTGTTTTCGGGGTCGCCCATGTAGTCGGCGATCGCTCGAGCGGTCTCGCCCGCACGGCTATTCACGTCAGGATTGGGCGAATGTGCGTCCTGTTTGATCCAGTCAGTCAAGTTGGTCGCTGCCGTGCCGTCGTCGGTCCACTCTGTTGTCAAGACTTCTTTTACAAACGAGTCGTTGTCTGTAAACATGTCGTGCGCTACAACTTTGTCGTGCCCTGCGGTTTCGAAGATATCTTCGACGACGCGCGGTCCACCTCTCACATCTGACGAAAGAATCTCGTGTGCACGATGCATCATGGTGGAGTCAAGTTCTGACCCCTGCTGAAAGCGGGTGTCGGCGCCGCTCATCACCTCGGCAAGCTTGGATAGTTTTTGCGCTCCTTCTGTATTGGGAAAGAAGGTGTCTACAGGAGCGTCGCTCATCGCGGGACCAGATAAATCAAGTTCGGCGTTCAGAGCATCTTTCGCGCCAGCGGGAAGGTCGTCCAGGCGTCCGGTATCCCATCCACTAGTCGGAATGCCGCCGCCTGGGCTCACGACCTCCGCATCCCCGTGTCGCGGATAGCTGACGTCGGGGTCGCTCATGACATTCATCGCGTTGGTCAGAATGTCTCCGTGATCGCCGAGCTCCTGCTTGACTCGCACGAGATCATCCAAGGACATATCTTCCATGCGTTGTTGCAGGCGACCCACAACTTCTGCTTGAACCGGATTCAATTTTTCGGGCGGGATTTTGGCACCACTGGCTGGATCGGTCCTGCCCTCAAGCTGTGAAGGTTCTATAGTGTCGAGAATTTCGTCAACCTTGCTCGCCGCGTCTTTATTGCCGCTGAGCGCTTCTTGAACGAGCTCATCCATATCTTCGGGCTCGAGATCACCGTCGTCCTTATCATCCCGTATCCCGAGAACCTCAGCGTCCTTGTCGCCGGGCTTCTTCTCGCCCTCCGGCCCGAATCGCATCGATGTCTTGATGGTGTCGTACTCGCCGCGAAGCTTCTCGACGTTGCCTTTGACTCCCACCATCTCAGCGGTCGCGGTCTTGACGATGTTGTCGACCCGGCTGATGCCTTCGCGGGCGATGGGGATCAGCTTTCGTTCGCGGTCCTGGGCGCTGGTGGCGGACAGGGAGTTGGCCATGCTTTCGACCCAGCCTTTGGCGTTGTCGAGATTGGTGCGCCCGACGCTGACGATGTTGGCAGCGTTTTTCACCTCGGCGGCCATCTCCTGGTCGAGATCGGCGAGCTTCTGGTAGACCTGCGCGTGCTCTTTGTTGGCCGCGGCGTAGGCATTGGCACCGGAGCCTTGCCAGCGGTCGTCGGGCGCGGCGGCCTCGACGCTGGCTTTCATCCGCGTGAGGCTCGAACTCTGGTCGAACTGCGAACCGTCGGTGGGCACTCCCTGCCCGAAGGTTTCACGGGCCTTGTTCCACGTCGAGTAGAACCCGTCAAGCGCACCCATCGTGGCGCCCCCTCCTCATACGCACGCGGCAGGCATCAGTCTAAAGCCGGGCAAACACCTCAAAATGCACGAGTTCGGCCATCGGGGCTTGGCTCGTGGGTCGGCCATGTTGATCCCCACAAGGCTGGCCGGGGAAGCAAGAGGGTTGCCCCAGGTCGCCGAAAGGAGTGGCCCGGCTCGGCACCGGGTGCGGAGGGCGCGACGATCAGAAGATCGCTGCGGGGTTGGACAGAAGCGGAGCGTTGGCCAACAGGCTCAGGCGAAGTTGTGGTGTCAAACCATGTGTTCGTCCGGGGCCGGCCCACTGTGTCCCGATTGATTGTCTGCCGCATCAGCTGTTGCCGGCAACGGTTTCGAATTGGTCAATGACGTTGTGGTCGACGAAGGTCTCCAGGTTGTTCTGGCGTAGGAGATGGATGAGGGCGCTGGAGTATTCGCGGTATGCGGCTTCGCCCAGCTTCTGCTGGACTTCCTCAGGCGTCATCAACGATCCGTCGGCGAAGAACCATGCGGGCACGTTCGAATCGGAGTGACGTGCCAGTACGGCCGTCGCGATTGTGTACCGCACCTCGGTTGCCTCGCGTTCGATGTCTATAGGCGGCAGACCGTCGTGCTTGGCGGCAGTGACCGCGAGTAGGCCGAGGAGAGATCCGGCGTGTGTGAGGCCTTGTGCGGCTGGATAGATGTCTGGACTGTCCAAGCCGGTATCAGCGAACGTCTGAACGTAACTCCGAATCCGCGCTCGGGCTGCGTCGCAGAAAGTGCCCGCGGCCTCCGCGTCGGTACCGATCACCGTGAACACCGATTGAGCCGGAAGGAGAGCGTCGCCGCATGGTTCGAATAGATCGAATCCTCGAGCGTTGCGGTCGTCGCATACGAGAGCACCTTGGAACGGTGCCAACGCGTCGGCGAAGGAACGAACCAACTCCGGGTTGCGAGCTCCCACAGTTGTGTGGTCACGGCCGAACAGTCCTGAGCTCATGTCGAGCAGCTGCTGGTTTCTGTCCACGAAGAAGGCGGCTATGGCATGGGCAGCTTCGCCTGCGAGCTGTGCGCTCTGGGCGTCAGCCGAGGTGGCGCTGGAGGGAATCCACTGGAAAAGCTCGGCGGCACGAGCACCGTCGTCATCCCACTCATATGTGCTGATGCTGTAGAGGAATTCGTTCGCGTCCGCGTTTGACAGCATCGCTGCGACCTGCGAAGGATCCGGCCTTTGGGGAAGCGCGGGTTCCGACTCCGTCCCGCAGCCCGCAGAAACCAGGACGGCTGAGAGGGCCAGCGCCCGCGCAATCTTCCCCGACAGTTTCACGTCGATCATTTGCTTTGTTCGGGCCAACGAGGGATCGGTTCTCCGTGTGGTGGCGGGCAGCATGGACGCCCCCAGAGGCTGGATCTGGAGCCGGTGACGAACCAGGGGCCGATCACGTCTTCAACCGGAGCCGGTAGCGGTTCGGCTTGAGTGAGATTCACGGAAGGACTCCAATCCCGCGATGCCCGACGCTAACCATCAGGCCACCCTGGGCTCGGAGGAAGAGTAGGGGGCGGTCGTTCCCCTACGTATCCGTCGGGGTTGTCCGGTGGAGTGTTAGGAGCAGTTTTGGCACACCGATTGCCGCCGGACTTCAAACCACCCGAGTCGAACAACACCCAACTCCCGAAAACGTTCACATCTGGGCGATTTGAGGGACCTTTTTGATCTACCAGTGGCGGCCGTTGATGCTCAGGGGCCACGGATGGGTCAGGTCCAAAGGTGATCGATCGTCCGTTACCGGAGATTTCAACGGGGCCGGGGCTGTGGTATTTCCCGTCCGAGGCCTTGATGGCAGTCATCGAAGCGTACTGACAGTATTGGGCCGTAACTCGATCGCCTTCGCGCGAGAGACCGATGACTTCGAAGTAATCGGTTCCCAGCACCGGTGTGCCGAAGTGGCCGGCACCGCCCACCTCTCCGGGTGGCCACACGTTGTTGAAGACGCGATCGAACCCCGGATACCCACCGTTGGTGATCGCCTCCATGCCGTCCCCGGGTTCGGCACGCGCCAACCACCATGACTCTGCTGCGGCGCGGATGAATGTGCCCTCAGGACTCATGAGGTCGACGCTGCCATTCGGGATCCAACGAAACGATGTTTGGATGTCGTTCTCTGGTTTCGGTTGTATCGCCTCGGGAGAGCTGGTGCTGCACGCAACCGTAATGATTATGCATGCAGCGACCGCCGTACCCATCGCCGCTTTGGCCGAGGCTGCGCTCTTCGATCCAAGCAGAAAGCTCACTGTGTACCGCTTTCGGATCGTCGGCATTTGCTTCCTTCGCTTGTGGCGATGACCAGCTGGGAACTTCATAGCGAGCCTGTCGTCTACGCTGCAGGCCAGCCGGGACTCGATGGGAGAGCGGGCGGCGGTTCCGCCTGTACGAAATAGTCATTCGGGGCGTCGGAAGGCGTGCCTGGAGCGAGTGTGGTCACACATGGGGCAGATCTGTGGCGGCGCTGAGCACCTCCAAATCGGTAATCACCCAGGACCCGAACACATCTACGCTCGGAGCTCGTTCAGGACCACGCTGATCCCGAGGCGGTAGGTTCTGTTTATCGCTAGGCAGCGTAATGTCCGGTCCGAACGTAATCCAGGTGGCACTGCCAATCGGTTTTCTCCCCGAACTTCGGTATCCGTCATAGGTTCTCACTGCGGTGGCCGACCCGTAACTGCAGACGCCCGCCGTGAAGTAATCGCCCTCCCGACGGAGATCGACCACCTCCCAGTAACGTGTGCCGACCTGTTCGTTGGTTGGGCCGTGGTGACCGCCCCACTCCTCGGGGTCCCGCACGGAGTTGAACGCGTGAAGGAAGCCTGGGTAACCGGCGTCAATGATCGCCTTGTCTCCGCTGCCTTCGCCGGATCCGATGCGATCGAGCGATTCCATAGCTGCGCGAACGAAGGTGCCCTCCGGAGACATCAGATCGATCGATGAATTTTCGATCCAACGATTCGTATATTGCAGTATTTCGTCTGCGACACTTCGAGTCGGCGGAGTCCGGGCGGGGAAGGAACTCGCTGGGCCAGGGTCTGGCGGTTGCGAAGTTGAGCATCCCATCGCGAAAGTCGCGAGAGTACCGGCAATCGCGCCGAAGCATATCGCCTTGCGCATCCTGGTCAGTCCAAGCTTCACTCTGTTGCTTGACCTTCGGTCTTGACGAGATCGGTGGGCACTCCCTGCCCGAAGGTTTCACGGGCCTTGTTCCACGTCGAGTAGAACCCGTCAAGCGCACCCATCGTGGCGCCCCCTCCTCATACGCACGCGGCAGGCATCAGTCTAAGGCCGGGTAAACACCTCAAAATGCACGAATTCAGCCGTCGCCCTGCCGCGCCGCGTCGTCGGCGGCAGCGTTCATGCCGAGGTCGCGGTAGCGCTCCGCGACCTCATGCATCGCCGCGGAGTCGCCGGTCGCGAGCGCGGCCGCATGCGCGCGGGTCAGGTCACCGAACGCACAGGTCAGCTCCATGCGGCCGAGTGCGTCGCCGGCGCGGGTGTCACCGAGGCGCACGGCGTCGTGCAACGCGCGCAGGGCCACCGCGGTCTGTCCGCCGCGCTCGGCGGCCTTCGCGGCTTCGCGGGCCGCGCCGATCGCGCTGACCGGATCCTTGCGGGCAGAGCAGGTCCAGGCGCGGGCCAGCGAGAGTTCGGGGGCGAACAGCATGGATTTGAGCCCGTGCCGCGATTCGGCGCGGGACAGCGCCTTTCCCGCCTCGACGGGCATGCCGCGCTGACCGAGCGCCTGCGCCAACAACATCCACGCCAGCGGCCCCCACGAGTACCCGGTCGGTGCCAAAGTGGCTGTGGCCCTGCGCAACAACGCGATTGCCTCGTCGAGCTGACCGCGGACGATGAGGATGTCGGCCAGCAGCACCTCGCCGATCGCGCGGCCGGGTTGCAGCAGCTGCGCGAAATCGGTGAGCCGGCGCGCCAACTGCTCGGCCTCGTCGAGAGACCCGCCCAGCAGCCGAGAGGTGGTCTGCCCGAACCCGCTGGTGAACCGCAGCAGCCCGGGATGTCCGGCATCGATGGCGCGTTGGGCGAAGGTGTCGACGTCGGCGAACCGACCGATGCGCGCCGAGCTGAGTGCGGCGGTGGACGCGGCCCAGCCGACGGCGGTGTCGTCGGCGTCGGGGGAGTCGAGCACCTGGACGGCGAGTTCCAGTGCCCGCCTCGGGGTTCCGGAGTTCATGGTGAACGTCGCCAGCAGGGCGTCGAGGGTGATCTGCGCGTGCGGCGAGCCCACCCGGTTGCGGGTGGTGCGCAAAAATGCGACGGCCCGCTCAGGCTCCGAGAGCATCCAGAACTGATTGGCCGCCCGCGGCAGCGCCCACGCCATCAACGCGTTCTCGTCCAACGCCGCGGGATCGATCTGGGCGAGCACCTCGTCGGCCTCGCGTCCGCGCCCCTGCCAACCCAGCGCATACGCCAGCGTCAACCGGGCCTCGAACCCGCCGTCGGTCCGAAGCGCGGCGCGGCACAGGCGCTCGCTGAGTTCGAGGTCGCCGAGTCGCAACGCCTCCGCCGCCGCGGCGACCAGGTCGTCGGTCGGCATCGGCACGTCGGAGTCGAGCGCGAGCACCGCCAGCCGCAGCCGGTCCACCACACCGCGCCGCGGCGTCTTGGCCATCTGCTCGACGACGGCCGTGCGCAGCCGACGCAGACCCGGGCCGCCCACGTTCGCGCGAACGGCGTTGAGGAACAACACGTGACGACAGTGCACCATCGGCTGCGCGCCGTTCTCCTCGACCACCACCGCGCCGGCCGCGCAGGCCCGCTGCACGGTGTCCGCGGAGGTCAACGCCGTCATGTCGGCCAACGGCAGCGGATCCTGCACCGCAAGGTGCTGCAGAACCTCGATGTCCTCGGGTGGGAGGTCGGCGATGAATGCCGCCACCTGTTCGGCGAGCCGCGCGCTGTCGTAACCCGCGGGCTCCACCTCGATACGGGCCAGCAGACCCTCATCCCACAGTGCCGAGACTTCCTCTGGCACTGGGCGATCCACGGTCGCGGTGGCGATCAGCTTGGCGGCGCCGCTCGCGGTGAGCTGATACACGAGCGCCGCCGACAACCGGTCCAGCAGGTGCGCGTCGTCGACCACGAGGAGCAGCTCGGTGCCGAGCGCCTCCCGCGCCGCGCGCATCACGTCGGCGGTGCGGTGCGCCCCGGGCACCTCGATCAGGTCCGCGACCGCCCCGAACGGGACGGCGGAGTTGGACTCGGTGCCGGTCACGTGGACCACGCGGCGAAACTCGGGGCCGAGCCATTCCGCGGCACTGCGGGCCAGCGAGGTTTTCCCCACACCTTCGGGGCCCAGCAGCACCGCGCCGCTGCGTTGGTGCAGGCCGGCCTCGACGCCGTCGAGTGCGCGGTCATGCGGAGCGATCACCCAGTCGACAGGCATGACCCGAATCTAACCGGCGCCGACACGTCTACGTTGGAGATGTGAAAGAGGGACAGGACCGCGAGTGGGCGGTGTGCGTGTACTGCGCGTCGGGACCGACGCATCCGGAGCTGCTCGAGCTCGCCGCCGACGTGGGCTCCTCGATCGCGGCACGCGGATGGACGCTGGTGTCCGGCGGCGGCAACGTGTCGGCGATGGGTGCGGTGGCGCGGGCGGCACGTGCCAAGGGCGGCTACACCGTCGGCGTCATCCCCAAGGCGCTGGTGCATCGTGAGCTCGCCGACGTCGACGCCGCCGAACTCATCGTCACCGACACGATGCGCGAGCGGAAGCGCGAGATGGAGCACCGGTCGGATGCCTTCATCGCACTGCCCGGCGGCATCGGCACCCTGGAGGAGTTCTTCGAGGCCTGGACGGCGGGGTATCTGGGCATGCATGACAAGCCGCTGATCCTGCTGGACCCGTTCGGGCACTACGACGGCCTGTTGACGTGGTTGCGCAGCCTGGTGCCGACGGGTTATGTGTCCCAGCGCGCCATGGACAGCCTGGTGGTGGTCGACAACGTCGAGGCCGCGCTCGAGGCGTGCGCGCCGAAATAGCGACGGTCGGAGCCCACCCAGAACCGCCGGTAACGCGAACCCGGCGCCGTGGTTAAGGTGTTGCCACCGGCGTCCGAAAGACTGTGGAGGGGACAGCGCGCATGACCGACCAGAAGGCCACCAGGAACTCCGTCGGCCTGCTCGACCTCGCGACGCGGCTACCGGGCTTCCTGATGGACGCGCCGGTCATCCTGCGCGGCGTTGCGACGGGGTTCACGGCGCGGCCCGGTGCGAAGACCTCGATCGGCAAGGTCTTCCAGGACCGCGCCGCCCAGTACGCCGACCGGGTCTTCATCAAGTTCGGCGACGAGCGCCTCACGTACCGGACCGCCAACGAGACGGTCAACCGCTACGCCGCGGTGCTCGCCGCGCGCGGGGTGGGCCACGGTGACGTGGTGGGCGTCATGCTGCGCAACTCACCCGACGCGGTGCTGCTGATGTTGGCGATCGTCAAGTGCGGCGCGATCGCGGGAATGCTGAACTACCACCAGCGCGGCGACGTGCTCAAACACAGCATCGGCCTGCTGGGGGCGACCGCCGTGATCGCCGAACCCGACTTCGTCGATCACGTCGTCGAAAGTGGCGCGAACACAACGGGTTTGATGACGGTCGAGGAGCTGCGGCGACTCGCCGCCACCGCCCCGATCGCGAACCCGGCGAGCGCGTCGGCGGTGCTGGCCAAGGACAAGGCGTTCTACATCTTCACCTCGGGCACCACGGGCATGCCCAAGGCCAGCGTGATGACGCACTACCGGTGGCTGCGGGCGCTGGCGGGCTTCGGCGGGCTCGGTCTTCGCTTGCGCA
This region of Mycolicibacterium goodii genomic DNA includes:
- a CDS encoding EspA/EspE family type VII secretion system effector; the protein is MGALDGFYSTWNKARETFGQGVPTDGSQFDQSSSLTRMKASVEAAAPDDRWQGSGANAYAAANKEHAQVYQKLADLDQEMAAEVKNAANIVSVGRTNLDNAKGWVESMANSLSATSAQDRERKLIPIAREGISRVDNIVKTATAEMVGVKGNVEKLRGEYDTIKTSMRFGPEGEKKPGDKDAEVLGIRDDKDDGDLEPEDMDELVQEALSGNKDAASKVDEILDTIEPSQLEGRTDPASGAKIPPEKLNPVQAEVVGRLQQRMEDMSLDDLVRVKQELGDHGDILTNAMNVMSDPDVSYPRHGDAEVVSPGGGIPTSGWDTGRLDDLPAGAKDALNAELDLSGPAMSDAPVDTFFPNTEGAQKLSKLAEVMSGADTRFQQGSELDSTMMHRAHEILSSDVRGGPRVVEDIFETAGHDKVVAHDMFTDNDSFVKEVLTTEWTDDGTAATNLTDWIKQDAHSPNPDVNSRAGETARAIADYMGDPENKQRLLDMKGTQSLGEVNPALTRSLAGAMSPYLDEIAGRPSDKIGGLGLNPTTGFGEAYDGDDARAPKTVNLLTVLNTDDAAARVINARAIELQNTYINEFAQSVIDNPQFPQDSAAIDVAGKLKGVTEHALYSASSDILGDDAEAKRRMTNLIGVALDTAGAIPSPAGAAIGITSPLFKEFISSFETDKPPDVNSPVHSSVAMQTMLANTFVAAGIGPQEGIDGLTPFQSAPGRDLEIPGDPSSSRYNNFISALRNYLDNISEPVQSGIGAYNQAYRDTLP
- a CDS encoding TIGR00730 family Rossman fold protein, whose product is MKEGQDREWAVCVYCASGPTHPELLELAADVGSSIAARGWTLVSGGGNVSAMGAVARAARAKGGYTVGVIPKALVHRELADVDAAELIVTDTMRERKREMEHRSDAFIALPGGIGTLEEFFEAWTAGYLGMHDKPLILLDPFGHYDGLLTWLRSLVPTGYVSQRAMDSLVVVDNVEAALEACAPK
- a CDS encoding ATP-binding protein, which encodes MPVDWVIAPHDRALDGVEAGLHQRSGAVLLGPEGVGKTSLARSAAEWLGPEFRRVVHVTGTESNSAVPFGAVADLIEVPGAHRTADVMRAAREALGTELLLVVDDAHLLDRLSAALVYQLTASGAAKLIATATVDRPVPEEVSALWDEGLLARIEVEPAGYDSARLAEQVAAFIADLPPEDIEVLQHLAVQDPLPLADMTALTSADTVQRACAAGAVVVEENGAQPMVHCRHVLFLNAVRANVGGPGLRRLRTAVVEQMAKTPRRGVVDRLRLAVLALDSDVPMPTDDLVAAAAEALRLGDLELSERLCRAALRTDGGFEARLTLAYALGWQGRGREADEVLAQIDPAALDENALMAWALPRAANQFWMLSEPERAVAFLRTTRNRVGSPHAQITLDALLATFTMNSGTPRRALELAVQVLDSPDADDTAVGWAASTAALSSARIGRFADVDTFAQRAIDAGHPGLLRFTSGFGQTTSRLLGGSLDEAEQLARRLTDFAQLLQPGRAIGEVLLADILIVRGQLDEAIALLRRATATLAPTGYSWGPLAWMLLAQALGQRGMPVEAGKALSRAESRHGLKSMLFAPELSLARAWTCSARKDPVSAIGAAREAAKAAERGGQTAVALRALHDAVRLGDTRAGDALGRMELTCAFGDLTRAHAAALATGDSAAMHEVAERYRDLGMNAAADDAARQGDG